A single Xenopus laevis strain J_2021 chromosome 3S, Xenopus_laevis_v10.1, whole genome shotgun sequence DNA region contains:
- the ppcdc.S gene encoding phosphopantothenoylcysteine decarboxylase S homeolog isoform X1, whose product MDVILKSNDSAQCSPAPIGTELTGSHCGIHVLVGVTGSVAALKLPLLVSGLLQIPGVQVYVVSTEKAKHFFSMKDIAVPLYSDQDEWKMWTKCSDPVLHIELRRWADLMLLAPLDANTLGKISSGICDNLLTCVVRAWDLQKPLLFCPAMNTAMWNHPITEQQILHLCNFGYTEIPCIAKKLVCGDEGLGAMAEVSTILEKVKEVLKESNLLV is encoded by the exons ATGGATGTTATCCTAAAGAGCAACGACTCTGCCCAGTGTTCTCCAGCACCTATTGGAACTGAACTCACTGGATCTCATTGTGGAATTCATGTACTGGTTGGTGTTACTGGTAGTGTGGCTGCTCTCAAACTGCCACTTCTTGTATCTGGACTTCTGCAAATACCAGGG GTACAGGTTTATGTTGTAAGTACAGAGAAGGCCAAGCACTTCTTCAGCATGAAGGATATAGCTGTGCCACTATATAGTGACCAGGATGAATGGAAG ATGTGGACAAAGTGCTCTGATCCTGTGTTACACATTGAACTTCGTCGCTGGGCTGACCTGATGCTTCTGGCTCCTCTTGATGCCAACACTTTGGGAAAAATCTCCAGTGGCATTTGTGACAACCTTTTG ACTTGTGTGGTACGTGCATGGGATTTACAGAAACCCCTTCTTTTTTGTCCAGCAATGAACACAGCAATGTGGAATCATCCAATCACAGAGCAGCAAATATTGCATCTTTGCAACTTTGGCTACACTGAAATTCCCTGCATTGCCAAGAAACTTGTTTGTGGAGATGAAG GACTTGGAGCTATGGCAGAAGTGAGCACCATTCTGGAGAAAGTGAAAGAAGTTCTTAAAGAGAGTAATCTGCTGGTATAA